aggatgtctcggagccgtgtctaatagagtctttcttatcggtgtgttgtcgaccacatctataatgaggaggctacttggatatTTAGGAAATTCACACTTTTTTTAATACTCTATATCGTGTGATAGAACTCAAGATAAGAAGTtaatttcctcgtcatgtctcattttcTATATGAGTAACCCACGGGTTCAAGTCAGCGAGAAGGGAATGAAAGAACCAATTGCTAAGGGAAGTGTCCCTATTTTTATTAATCTTACCCCGCCACCAGTTtatgtggtgagagcacctaagaaatgaaagaggattattggcatcaataagcCGAAATGTTTGATATAAAAGAAAAGCCACTCGGGTTTAGCCACTTGGTTTATGTTAGATGATTCTTGAAATAtattatggttgtggaaagagggggcacaggaagaacaaatgcccttagGGTGGATATACCCATCCTGGTCTCCCCGATATGCGGGCGAAAATAATTTGCGTCATGTTGCGAGTATGCTCAGAagcgtgttaggggtggtagatttgggcaattccaaaagTCCATACAACAAGATGTTGCAGAGATTGCTACTCCCGCCAAGAAAGCTTGGAGGAAGACTAAGGGCAATGCTTataatgtatgcaaaaagggCAAATGTCAGGTAAGTGGGGCGAGTCAGTTCAGCGGACCCCATCCTCGTTGCGTGAAGTGTATGAGACGTCATTCGGGGGTATGTAACTATAGCACTAATGTATGTTTTGGATGTGGAGTAGAGGGACATCAATTAAGGTACTGCCCTGTCAATCTAAAGTCATCAAGTAAGTCACTGCTTAGTACATTATTATGAAccccacattattttctttgttatatatgtacatccatattgaagaggcctacataaatatggtcttaaccaaaacgttgaatcacaaaacattgaatgtatctactctttgaacgagacacattattcgtgaatccactctatcacaaattctcttatttacaacctcttgtggaattgagctctataattatgtctttgaatcgagttataactctaggattaatacttcccacttgatTTCCTAAATTCTCAATAAGAGACCATGCCtaatgaatttcttacagaacaTTTTGATttaaatggataacatctgctcatttGTGCCTATGCACGCACTaccataatatttacctatgtggtatcaaatctaatGTAAAACAGCCTAATGTTGAGGTCCTTTTTGAGCAACTCCTTTTCTCTCCGGTGTATGTTGctcctatggtttgaacaatcactttgttcctttgtgtatattatcatgaatccttttcacggtctagtaacatgagagcatatctcaaCACCTATCTTGTGCGTACATGTCAATTGAAAGGGGCCACTTGTCCGCATAAAGTTTCTGAGAAATTTGAGGTTTTCACAAATTCACCACATGAAGATCTATTTGTTTGCCCATCTAAGTATGACTTTCATGTTCACCTAGATCATGCCTCAGTGAGTAACTAACATTGTTACTAGTATTGTAGTTGCACATGAAGTGGCCCAGTATTGCAACTTGAGAATTGTTATGGCAAAGTGTTCATAGCTCATAGCTCAtagcaaagtgttcattctctctaaccaatacatgatttcgtCCCAATTAAGATGTCCTAGTTACATGATTCCACTTGTGTGAGGTTGAAAGTTAAGCGGCCTTGTGATGAGCATATTGAATTGAAGGACAAATTCATCGTATCTCTAGTTCTCTCATATATGATCAACTATCGAAAAGGGGTTaagctgtcagaatgataataatatcacaagtgttcaacttctttttcatccttGTAGGCTTATGGCATAAATTCCTTGTGCTAGTTACTGTTAAGAGCATAATGCAACATCAtatattttgaaacccatatcacatttaGGGTACTGGAATATTCTCGTTTCAAGTTAAACTAATTTTTCCTACAATCCAGGAGACGACTGTTGTCATGTACTTGGCCATTTCTCTTTGAGGTTTACTATTGccgaacaaggcacatatggaatgaaacaattattgCTGTTTTTTTTtatgactcatttcttttaaatctcataatcatgaacatgatccctacattatcaatgcctactagaaaactctatgcctcatgtgtcgaatcaatgatgtcatcacaaccttcatgtctcttaggatataacctcctgaaataccgtgctcagcacattgatggattcttgaataattccagcccaatctcgaacctcgttgttcctatttttAGTAAACATATGGGGGTTAAAGGTTCAaatatgtcaaagaagaagcatcattccgtgatcaaatatattggataggaaattttatggtcatattcaagctagcacatcttagactaattgttggaggtcgccaaaggtttagtttgggtgttcggcgtagagatttggagttgaagaaagtgaacgggttattctcaatattgtTTTCCcatgaggatgctatgtgaattgttaataaaggtagagtatgtgtagtcacattaggacTTATGAAATCTtaaaggaaataggccaaactatgagtatgatgtttccgtattattgttctccgtgtacccggtgtttcatgtgtctatgtctaagaaggtgaagttaatggataattggattatgaggaaAAACTACTTtctatccttgttagataagtccggaaGTTAAGATTGCCTCCATCAAGTGTTATGGCTAAGTTTGTGAGTCGAGGAGATCACCTCGTAGGTCGAAAGTGTCGAGGAAAggaaatattctcacttgtttgtagagccaaatggttgtggttcaaAAATATACCTTCTATGCATTATGGTTTAAATGTGTACATTTCATGTCAAGATACCAATATTGTTAATGTAATGCCCTAATGTTGAGATCATTGTTGTTGATATATACTGTGATGCGTCATTGAGTAATGGATATATTGTTATGATTGATTTCTGGGATTCTCTAACAGGTgaataggcccagttacaggggaaatTCTGTCGAATTTTTTacgaatttgtaaagatagccaattttacgggccataagtaagttgagattttggaagggaagtataagacccatgtagtcataagcgcctatgtataatggttggaggtaaaATGATGGTAACTATATTCTTAGAAGGGACTtttaaaacattcgaggacgagtgttcttaagtgggggagaatgtaacaccccgaaaaatttcgaagtacttaagtgttaTTAAGAAAGTCGACGtgcactaattatattattttgtgtgcagacaagGGATATTATAAGAATAATATTAAtttatcatgataatatatgtatgaggtgcattaagaatggtttatggtctaagaagagccccaaggctaaggcaagttgaaaattttatgatgggataaagtttcaagtgagttcgcacaagacctaactttaaATGATCATACATATCTTGATATAAatagttatatggtgtattacatataaaattaaagccctttgagtttaatttccaacgcttcaaaccatttgtcatttggacactcctacaagaagttatgaccaaattaccaaaagctgaCGGAATACGATTTTTGCGACCAAATTGggcgaccattatgcgatcgcaaaatggttatgcgatcgcaaactgGTCGCCGAATGGaccagaacagcccagttctgggcaccgatttaTGCGACCATTGTACGACCCACACACCAATTGtacggtccattgtgcgaccgcatagtTGAATtcagagggttaatttttcttttttcataacccgacccaattttgataaataggctttgaggcttattttggggtgtttttctgagggttttagagagaggtatgagcattttagagagagaagaagGGAACCTAACATTATAATCATCCAACCTTGCACCAaacttcaagaatcaaggaagctaataacaagatcttcatctaagaggtaaggttccataccctagttttcaatttcgaatttgggtaaaagatggttgatttggagtatgattcttgggtatatgAGTATTATATATACATTCTTGTACTAATAagatttgtggaaagattgttgagctcaaataagtaaagattgggttgtggagtgaaggaaatcttttaGAAGAATCTTGTAGTtagatttgcacacctagtgcttgataaaatgctcaaatgagctgaaatcatgaatatcttcctaataatggttcaattttgttatgtctcaaaatagattgggattgctaaaaTTTtcagaacattgtagtaatttaagaaaagctcaaagaaAGGTATGTTGggtaaactttctctcttagaatagatatccataatgtttccgtaagatcaagtatgattggctcaagattcctaacttctatattccgggttattCCCTATAAATTTGTTTATTCCGGAagagccttatgtcgaaagatagatgttcaaagtatggtttacgtattaaaatgttgtggctttgagtcgtgttttaaatgagaactagtataccaattgggtgtgaaaaactcgatatgcttaagactcataattgctcatatgtgtacctaaagacTTGATTGGAagtgtcttattgttgataacctttAAAGAtacttgaaaatgaaataagcagattgaagaaatagagtgtggccaacgtgccaagaatttatgttatgttatggctAGTAGTGCATATGATTTTagaggatgcgataaagaatatgaaatgagcctcgacccCACCATTTTAAAAGTGATTTGGAAGAAAATAGAATTTGTCTAAGAGCTTTtatactcaattcatgcccatcagtggctgctttaactaatgctttgctttataaatatatccagtgtgattcgagttctatatactcatgtgttgaaattgtacatttgtcatttctggggaagagtattgcaagaataaatggtgtattgattgtttatgatttttcatgtgtgtttatATTGTTGGGttgtatgcctcattctttgggaagaaaccattcaTGTTTGAAGTTCCCAATTCAAAtagatttgaagtatatgatttctgaaatattctatatgttgatatttgatggtgatatttgaaattgaaagaggtgaaagtgtggaatatgaaatacggccatcgtgccaggaataaagaatcttgtgaatggcctaatgagccaaggaaatattatcgttgtgaatgactcgaaatactaatgagaatttatacaatgtgaaagatgtcgAGGTGAGTacagttgtatttatgatatttctgtttgcaaatcaaatcaaaaatatttttgggagcatcattagcaatatcgaggaagggtgggtcataaggcctacacctgaaactacacgtgccggtgtaggggtgaattggaattattccccttatttgggataaaattggaacctttgggaaattataatattattccctttaattgggataaaactggaacctttgtagattggaaaagtcaacccacacagcatatgtgggaaggcggcctagctgatcgggtggagatcagacacCATGGTGctcacatggtggtactactcttggtaacaactttctttcacatcacctgtcaaaccacattgttcgtggagagatggcctagccgatcgggcgtgatcggactccgtgctaactaagacggtggtatatcggtgctaattatctcccaaccaaaattgtatatgaagtttgtattttgaaaattattgtgttttaactgaacatttggatattgttgattatgacttgttgtttctatgtgttgcctttcttatattggcattctattttgaaagaggacttttagctatacatactagtgctattcgacggtactaacgtttttttttgccgggggcgctgcatctttaatggatgcaggtggttctacagcagacgacattgatcagtgatagcagtgcactcttTTCAACTGATTTGGTgatccccacttcatttcggggttatatatcttttgtttctcatgtactgtattttgaggtatagccggggccttgttgccggcatttccatattactcttctattatattagaggctccgtagacaggttgtgggttgtggttgaatttgagaattgaactagaaatgttggtatttgaaaatcatatttttcattaattctataaattcctaatgttttggaaattattaatgaagctgctaatgggaatgaaaaggaagttgttaataaaatcttttcagtgattgattaatggagtacatctcctatttattcatggatgagtttgggtagaaggaaatctaacaggcttgctctgccgggttctctcggttgagcgccggtcgcgctccccgagtttggggcgtgacaatgataaatttgataaataattgaattggatttttatacttaattatttggttttaacattaactaatttatttttttgttgattccaagttttaaatatttaattatagcttaaaagaaatcataattatgttacatcgttcaaataagaaaataattatataaggcaactaaaatttaatttatttaaagtACTGAATAACTATttctacatagttcaaataaaaaaatacttaGTTAATTTTTAGAtcctaaatattaaaataattaatataaaatatattataattatgttaaataattttaatatgcAAGGATTAAGAAGCTATTGGCTAAGATAAAATGCCTAAATATTGGTAAGTAATTCCcatataattataatatttgaCCCAAAAAATATATAATGATACGACATTTTATTATAGCATCCATACGAATTTGTTAATTGAATCCTTCTTTTGGTATCTAGCATTCCATAAAGTTTTCACTAATAAGCATTAAAGTAATTACCGTAACAatggttgcatatgtataatttttaatttttacagcAATTGTAGAATAAGATTGTACTTGTTCCAACGCGTAATGCTTTTTCTCTTTGTCATCCTAGTTTTCGTTAGTAGTCTATATAAGTAAACTTCGATTTGAGTTTAAATTTCTAACTATTAGGATttttacataatttaaataaggaaagatttgatTACCAAAATTTTAGCTAACTTTAAAGTCCAAAATTTtaggaaaataacttaaattactattttgtccagtgtaaaatatatttttaaagggtaaaaaaggcgaatggCATTTCACTAAaggccttcgtacttttaatatagtatagatagatatagattagTCGTTCACACCTTAATTGTAATATAGAAATAAAAGCTCAAAATATTAGATAgtgttttaattttttctttttaaaaaaaaaataccgaTCATTACACAAGTTAATGTATGAAATTGAAAATTAGCTTGGTCCTACTGATATTTATAAGATCATTTACCATCTAGAATTGAtagcttttctttttgttatatTGGAATTTTGAACATTTACTAGCTTCAATATTTACAATAGatgatatttttaaaattttcttgtcGCGCAGAAAATGGCGTGAAAATAGCACGGACTAGCCAATTTTTGGACcgataattaaaaaataactagCGTtagcaaagtcattgaaaaaatAGCTACTGATTTGCtgaaacacggaaagttccagcataatatgctggattggAGCTCATACGTATAAACTTTtcgcatattatgttggaacttcaaCACATTATGAAATTTTAGCACATTATGCTGGAACTAGAATCTAATACGTAAAAAATtaaaactccagcatattatgctggaatatttctgtatttttaaaGGTGTTTTTGTtcacattttatttttatatgaaaaaatagctgaattttgattatttttgaaaatatgactatttttcaattattagttgtaaatctggctatttctgatttttttcccAAAATGGCCCTTTAGCTTATTGGGTTTTAATTGTATTGCAGGAGTGACGAACATAGCACAATAAAGGTCGAAGCCCAAACGGCCCAAACCCTAAGTCCTCAAGAAGCCGTCAAAACTACCATTTTACCCTCTTAATCGCGGTCCTGGTATATAAAATACCCAAAACCCTAATCTCAGCTTATCACCCGCCTGAGACTCTCAGATCGAGCAAATCGAAGGTAAGCTTTTGGAATGGCGCCGCCGAATTCAGGTTTAGCTGTGGGTCTGAACAAAGGCCATGTTGTCACCAAGAAGGAGTTAGCTCCTCGCCCTTCTGACAGAAAAGGGGTAatgttcattcttttcttttttgagcATATAGCTTGTTGATTACAATTCTATCTGTACTAGTTTGCCCAGTCGGATTCGTAATTTAGAGTCATAACGATTTGAATGAGTTtgattttaatatatttatatacacattttaattttttttggcgTATGTCTACATAGTTTGCGATGAAAGTAGTGAGTTTAGTTGAACTCGCTTTAGTTCCACTTTTGCTATCTTGGGCTTGTAATGTTTAAATTTGAACATCTAGTGCCCCTTTTGTGTTAGGTTTATTGTATTTGAATAATAAATATGAACTAGTGTCAGCTACTGTATAACAGTATAAACACTTTCTGCAAGTGGAGTGCAGTGTGCATTAGACTGTACTTctggttttatttttatttgtgacCATTGATTTTACTTGTAGCACAGATAAAAGGTGTATATTAATACCTAAAAGTTTTGTTTTTTCCTGTATTCAAATCACTCCTGAGGAGTTTAAGGAGTTAAAAAGCTGTGTTGTGTTATAGTGGAGCACATTCTTGGACACAGAAATTATTGTCATTTTGATTAGAATGGGCCTAAATATGTGTATGCAGAGAATGTTGAGAGCTAATGGTTGATATCTATTTTCTAAGGAGTTTAGGGTGTTGAaaataatgatgactaaaggaagaGTACTCTAGGACAGACCAAAAATTGTCATTTTACTAGAATGTGCCTAAAGTTATGCATCTTTCTATTGATAGAAGTATGTCACCTTAAGATTAAAATGAGTTTATAGTGGCTAATAGTGCTCAATTAACAATTGAGAACAACCGTTGTCTAAAGCAACATTGTATTATTTGGGTAGGCTCTTTCTGTAAttcttttttcttatcttttccAAAGAAAGAAGAAAGCAAGAAAATGTTTCAGTTATAGTTGTGAAAGGATGAATACATTCAGTCTAAATGAAGTCTCCAGTTTTGGATGGAGCCCACCATGCTTTAGCTTACATTgtatttttttcaacttaaaaattGTGACTCAATTGGTGTTTGATGTTAATTTAGAAAACAAGCAAAAGAGTCCTCTTTGTCAGGAGCCTCATCAGAGAAGTTGCTGGATTTGCGCCATATGAGAAGAGGATTACTGAGCTTCTCAAGGTTGGAAAGGACAAACGTGCCTTGAAGGTAGCCAAGAGGAAGTTGGGTACTCACAAGAGGgcaaagaagaagagagaggagaTGTCAAGCGTTCTCCGTAAGATGAGGTAATGTCTTGTGATCATTCGGTTCCTAGCATAGTCTGTCATATTGTTTTTACTATCTCAGAAGAAGAATATGCAAAATCCTTGACTAATATTTCATTATGTTCTTTGCCTTTTGCAGGGCCACCGGAGGTGCTGAGAAGAAGAAGTGAAGACTTGATccttgttttgatgattgaggAACTGAGTTCATTAGATATACATGATCTTTTTTATTTAGCTATGTAATTCTCTGTTTTCTAGAAAGAAAACTTGTTATCAGATCTATGGTTTTGAATTTTCATCAAGATTATTATGACATTTTGCTCAACTTTCAAGTCTACATCTTAAGTTATTTTTAGTCTAGCACTAGTACTATTTTATATTTTCGGGAAAATCATATTACTCCTTGCCTTGTAATATACCCCGTTCCATAGTAAGCTGACCTCGGATCTTCCTATATTACGAGGACCTATGGTTTATCCCCTAGAACTATTCCACACTAATCGTTTCATTGTCTCTGCTCGAGTAGGAATCTATTCAGTGTGCAATCTAAAGTTAGCTCTGAAAATTAATCATACCAAAAGGAGTATCACAGAATTGAATTTTGGGTCTTTAAGTCATACTAGAAGTCTGAATTTTACGAGTCTTATTCTAATTGTAACATATTGTCAAAGTGCAACGTTGTCCGACTAATGGTTCAGATAAATCACCTTTAGTGTAAAAGTTCTCAGTTTTTTTTAGTAGTTTTCAAATCCAACTAATGGTTCAGATAAATCACCTTTAGTGTAAAAGTTCTCAGTTTTTTTCAGTAGTTTTCAAAAGCCCCAAGTAGTTTGGCTTGTTTAATATTTTCAATTTGTATGGGTGGGCAATATTGTTGGAAGTTTCGAGGTGAAGCACAATATTGTTTAGTACATAGTGTTTCTGTTAGTCCAAGTCGTCCATATCTTGGAGGGgtaataattttattaaatttctgTAAACTTAGAAGGTAATGTGGTTCCCTATCTTCTAAAGAAATTCATGAGTGCACTAAGACTCCAAGGGTGCACCAAAAACAAAGAATAAGAGGCAATTTTACAAATGTATAAAATTGTCTTCCAACTCCTCAAATATGTTGGCTAGCGGGGGAGTGTCCCATGTCCAGCGTCTTCTCTTCCATCTGCTAGCAGCTCATATATTCTTCAC
This DNA window, taken from Nicotiana tabacum cultivar K326 chromosome 4, ASM71507v2, whole genome shotgun sequence, encodes the following:
- the LOC107766767 gene encoding large ribosomal subunit protein eL36z codes for the protein MAPPNSGLAVGLNKGHVVTKKELAPRPSDRKGKTSKRVLFVRSLIREVAGFAPYEKRITELLKVGKDKRALKVAKRKLGTHKRAKKKREEMSSVLRKMRATGGAEKKK